The Faecalibacterium prausnitzii genome includes a window with the following:
- the ilvD gene encoding dihydroxy-acid dehydratase: MELRSQEVRTLAPENDPLKMGMGWKVEDLSKPQILVESTFGDSHPGSAHLDQFVREAVQAVNENGGKAARYFATDMCDGIAQGHDGINYSLPHRDAIVNLVEAQANASVYDGGVFIASCDKSVPAMLMSIGRLKDMSAIVVTGGVMEAHTLPKEYVVNDPACAINELLTLEQIGKFDAWEKTGVIPNSQLDYYKHNACPSCGACSFMGTASTMQVMAEALGLMLPGTALMPATAPELKQAAYDAGKQLMELVRKGITAKDIVTKESFENAIMVHAAISGSTNATMHLPAVAHEFGIEIDADTFDRMHRGAHYLLNIRPSGDWPAQYFYYAGGVPRVMEEIKSMLHLDVMTVTGKTLGENLEELKKNGFYEHCDAILAEKTAGFTRPVSREDIIHSFDNAKGTDGSIAILKGNLAPEGCVIKHTACPKNMFEATLRAKPYDSEEECISAVLHGEVKPGDAIFIRYEGPRGSGMPEMFYTGEAICADPKLASSVALITDGRFSGASRGPVIGHVSPEAAVGGPIALVEPDDLIQIDVHNRKLAIVGVKGEPKTPEEMDAILAERRANWKPKAPKYTKGLLKLYSQHAVSPMKGAYME, encoded by the coding sequence ATGGAACTTCGTTCACAGGAAGTCCGCACGCTGGCACCTGAAAACGACCCGCTGAAAATGGGGATGGGCTGGAAGGTCGAGGACCTTTCCAAGCCCCAGATCCTGGTGGAGAGCACCTTCGGCGACAGCCACCCTGGCAGCGCTCATCTGGATCAATTCGTCAGAGAGGCCGTGCAGGCGGTCAACGAGAACGGCGGCAAGGCTGCCCGCTATTTTGCCACCGATATGTGCGACGGCATTGCACAGGGTCATGACGGCATCAACTACTCGCTGCCCCACCGGGACGCCATCGTGAATCTGGTGGAAGCACAGGCCAACGCCAGCGTCTACGACGGCGGCGTGTTCATCGCCAGCTGTGACAAGTCCGTGCCCGCCATGCTGATGAGCATCGGCCGCCTGAAGGATATGAGCGCCATCGTCGTCACCGGCGGCGTCATGGAGGCTCACACCCTGCCGAAAGAGTATGTGGTCAACGACCCGGCCTGCGCCATCAACGAGCTGCTGACGCTGGAGCAGATCGGCAAATTTGACGCCTGGGAAAAGACCGGCGTCATCCCCAACAGCCAGCTGGACTACTACAAGCACAACGCCTGCCCCAGCTGCGGTGCCTGCTCCTTCATGGGCACCGCCTCCACCATGCAGGTCATGGCCGAAGCACTGGGTCTGATGCTGCCGGGCACCGCTTTGATGCCCGCCACCGCTCCGGAGCTGAAGCAGGCCGCCTACGATGCCGGCAAGCAGCTGATGGAGCTGGTCAGGAAGGGCATCACCGCCAAGGACATCGTGACGAAGGAGAGCTTTGAGAACGCCATTATGGTCCACGCCGCTATCTCCGGCTCCACCAACGCGACCATGCACCTGCCCGCTGTCGCGCATGAGTTCGGCATTGAGATCGACGCCGACACCTTCGACCGGATGCACCGGGGTGCGCACTACCTGCTGAACATCCGTCCCTCCGGCGACTGGCCCGCACAGTACTTCTATTATGCAGGCGGTGTGCCCCGCGTGATGGAGGAAATCAAGTCCATGCTGCATCTGGACGTGATGACCGTCACCGGCAAGACGCTGGGCGAGAACCTCGAAGAGCTGAAGAAGAACGGCTTCTATGAGCACTGCGACGCCATCCTGGCCGAAAAGACCGCCGGTTTTACCCGCCCGGTCAGCCGCGAGGACATCATCCACAGCTTTGATAACGCCAAGGGCACCGACGGCAGCATCGCCATCCTGAAGGGCAATCTGGCTCCGGAAGGCTGCGTCATCAAGCACACCGCCTGCCCCAAGAACATGTTTGAAGCCACCCTGCGCGCCAAGCCCTACGACAGCGAGGAAGAGTGCATCTCCGCTGTGCTGCACGGCGAGGTGAAGCCCGGCGACGCCATCTTCATCCGCTACGAAGGCCCCCGCGGCAGCGGTATGCCGGAGATGTTCTACACGGGCGAAGCCATCTGCGCCGACCCGAAGCTGGCTTCCAGCGTGGCCCTCATCACCGACGGCCGCTTCTCCGGCGCAAGCCGCGGCCCGGTCATCGGCCATGTCAGCCCGGAGGCTGCCGTGGGCGGCCCCATCGCACTGGTGGAGCCGGACGACCTGATCCAGATCGACGTCCACAACCGCAAGCTGGCCATCGTGGGCGTGAAGGGCGAGCCGAAGACCCCCGAAGAAATGGACGCCATCCTCGCCGAGCGCCGCGCCAACTGGAAGCCCAAGGCTCCCAAGTACACCAAGGGCCTGCTGAAGCTCTACTCCCAACATGCCGTCAGCCCCATGAAGGGCGCTTACATGGAGTAA
- a CDS encoding ABC transporter ATP-binding protein yields MASISCQHIYKIYPGATAPSVTDFNLEIQDKEFIIFVGPSGCGKSTTLRMIAGLEEISKGEMYIGGRLINDVPPKDRDIAMVFQSYALYPHMTVYKNIAFGLELRKTPKDEIDRRVHEAAKILEIEHLLDRKPKALSGGQRQRVALGRAMVRNPAVFLLDEPLSNLDAKLRTSMRTEIIKLHKKLATTFIYVTHDQTEAMTMGDRIVVMKDGIIQQVDTPQNLYDMPCNMFVAGFIGSPQMNFLDGTVTKNGDQYAIDLGGDSIPLPKEKTADGKLDSYVGKKVKMGIRPEDIDDEPEFMAKHPDCHLEAQVDVSEMMGAEIYLYLEYKGNKMTARVAPTSKARNGDTVKVAFDPHKVHVFDVETEQTILN; encoded by the coding sequence ATGGCTTCGATTAGCTGCCAGCACATTTACAAGATCTATCCGGGCGCTACCGCTCCTTCTGTTACCGACTTCAACCTGGAGATCCAGGATAAGGAATTCATCATCTTCGTCGGCCCCTCTGGCTGCGGCAAGTCCACCACCCTGCGCATGATCGCCGGCCTGGAGGAGATCTCCAAGGGCGAGATGTACATCGGCGGCCGTCTGATCAACGACGTTCCCCCGAAGGACCGTGATATCGCCATGGTGTTCCAGAGCTACGCTCTGTACCCCCACATGACCGTTTACAAGAACATCGCATTCGGTCTGGAGCTGCGCAAGACCCCGAAGGACGAGATCGACCGCCGCGTCCACGAGGCTGCCAAGATCCTGGAGATCGAGCACCTGCTCGACCGTAAGCCGAAGGCTCTGTCCGGCGGCCAGCGCCAGCGTGTTGCTCTGGGCCGCGCAATGGTCCGTAACCCGGCCGTCTTCCTGCTGGACGAGCCTCTGTCCAACCTGGATGCAAAGCTGCGTACCAGCATGCGCACCGAGATCATCAAGCTGCACAAGAAGCTGGCTACCACCTTCATCTACGTTACCCACGACCAGACCGAGGCTATGACCATGGGCGACCGCATCGTCGTTATGAAGGACGGCATCATCCAGCAGGTCGATACCCCGCAGAACCTGTATGACATGCCCTGCAACATGTTCGTCGCAGGCTTCATCGGCAGCCCCCAGATGAACTTCCTGGACGGCACCGTGACCAAGAATGGTGACCAGTATGCCATCGACCTGGGCGGCGATTCCATCCCCCTGCCCAAGGAGAAGACGGCAGACGGCAAGCTGGACTCCTATGTCGGCAAGAAGGTCAAGATGGGCATCCGTCCTGAGGACATCGACGACGAGCCCGAATTTATGGCAAAGCATCCGGACTGCCACCTGGAAGCTCAGGTCGACGTCTCCGAGATGATGGGCGCTGAGATCTACCTGTACCTGGAGTACAAGGGCAACAAGATGACCGCTCGTGTGGCTCCCACCTCCAAGGCCCGCAACGGAGACACCGTCAAGGTCGCCTTCGATCCGCACAAGGTCCATGTCTTCGACGTCGAGACCGAGCAGACCATCCTGAACTAA
- the serC gene encoding 3-phosphoserine/phosphohydroxythreonine transaminase → MARVYNFSAGPSMLPEKVLKQAQAELLEYGSSGQSVMEMSHRSKWFDAIITETEASLRRVMNIPDNYKVGFFQGGATQQFAMVPLNFMTTGKADYLVTGNFSNLAAKEAAKFGEANIVASSKDKNFTYIPDVNAIAYDKDASYIHICQNNTIFGTQYVEVPQVEGIPLVADMSSMILSKPVDVTKYGCIYFGVQKNVAPAGMAIAIVRDDLLGHAADTVPTMMNYTTLLAKDSMYNTPPCWCIYMTGLVLQYLENDIGGLANMQKINEAKAKVLYDYLDGQDFFTNPVEHRYRSTMNVTFTSPNADLDKKFCAEAAEAGFVNLKGHRLVGGMRASIYNAMPAEGVDKLVDFMEQFRKNNA, encoded by the coding sequence ATGGCACGAGTTTACAATTTCAGCGCAGGCCCCAGCATGCTGCCCGAAAAGGTCCTGAAGCAGGCCCAGGCCGAACTGCTTGAATACGGCAGCAGCGGCCAGAGCGTGATGGAGATGAGCCACCGCAGCAAGTGGTTCGATGCCATCATCACCGAGACCGAGGCCTCGCTGCGCCGGGTGATGAACATCCCCGACAACTACAAGGTCGGCTTCTTCCAGGGCGGTGCGACCCAGCAGTTCGCCATGGTGCCGCTGAACTTCATGACCACCGGCAAGGCCGACTACCTTGTCACCGGCAACTTCTCGAATCTGGCCGCCAAGGAAGCCGCCAAGTTCGGCGAAGCCAACATCGTGGCCTCCAGCAAGGACAAAAACTTCACCTACATCCCGGATGTGAACGCCATCGCCTACGACAAGGATGCCAGCTACATCCACATCTGCCAGAACAACACCATCTTCGGCACCCAGTACGTCGAAGTCCCACAGGTGGAGGGCATCCCGCTGGTGGCGGACATGAGCTCGATGATCCTTTCCAAGCCCGTGGACGTGACGAAGTACGGCTGCATCTACTTCGGTGTGCAGAAGAACGTTGCCCCCGCCGGCATGGCCATCGCCATCGTCCGGGACGACCTGCTGGGCCACGCCGCTGACACCGTGCCCACCATGATGAACTACACCACCCTGCTGGCCAAGGACAGCATGTACAACACGCCCCCCTGCTGGTGCATCTACATGACCGGTCTGGTGCTTCAGTACCTCGAAAACGACATCGGCGGTCTGGCCAACATGCAGAAGATCAACGAAGCCAAGGCCAAGGTGCTGTACGATTACCTCGATGGGCAGGACTTCTTCACCAACCCTGTCGAGCATCGCTACCGCAGCACGATGAACGTCACCTTCACCAGCCCCAACGCCGATCTGGACAAAAAGTTCTGCGCCGAGGCCGCAGAGGCAGGCTTCGTCAACCTGAAGGGCCACCGCCTCGTCGGCGGAATGCGCGCCTCCATCTACAACGCCATGCCCGCCGAGGGCGTTGACAAGCTGGTCGATTTCATGGAGCAGTTCCGCAAAAACAATGCGTGA
- a CDS encoding BlaI/MecI/CopY family transcriptional regulator yields MYGIPDRLRPLSAAEEQVLLAVWSCKQPASRRDIGEKLAAKGWRPATVLNFLYRLEDKGWVKSGKEQNRNTYTPTLTKRAYGVWTMRQRLDTVFGGDLAEAVRALVSESGCSQSQLEQAMAVLEEKHAEAEEYDLYDPYG; encoded by the coding sequence ATGTATGGCATCCCGGACCGTCTGAGACCGCTTTCGGCGGCGGAAGAACAGGTGCTTCTGGCCGTGTGGAGCTGCAAACAGCCCGCCTCCCGGCGGGACATCGGAGAGAAGCTGGCCGCAAAAGGCTGGCGGCCGGCCACCGTGCTGAATTTTCTCTACCGGCTGGAAGACAAGGGCTGGGTGAAGAGCGGCAAGGAGCAGAACCGCAACACCTACACGCCCACCCTCACGAAACGCGCCTACGGCGTCTGGACCATGCGCCAGCGGCTGGATACCGTCTTTGGCGGCGACCTGGCCGAGGCCGTCCGCGCCCTTGTCAGCGAGAGCGGCTGCTCCCAAAGCCAGCTGGAACAGGCGATGGCCGTGCTGGAAGAAAAGCACGCCGAGGCCGAAGAATACGATCTGTATGACCCATATGGGTGA
- a CDS encoding GntP family permease: MTAVATPDAARLVFAAVAGLILLLILIIKFKVHAMISILVGAVGIGLMAGMPLSDIVGSVNEGIGNTLKGIALLVGLGSMFGAILEESGGAQTLAVTMVRKFGDEKAAWALGITGLVVAMPVFFDAGLIILIPLAFSLAKRTKRSVLYYVIPLLAGLAVGHAFIPPTPGPVLVATMLGVDLGWVILIGIFCGIFAMIAAGPIWGSICGRKYRIEVPEHVAQQDDIDESKLPKFGTIVGIILIPLVLIIANSVAKVVPALAGIQPVLAFLGEPFMALLLATIDAMYLLGTRHGYSNAQLEKIMTKSLEPTGMILLVTACGGVLRYMLQNSGLGDVIGNAVANASLPLVLVAFIVAALVRISVGSSTVAMTMAAGIISAMPGISELSPLYLACVTAAIAGGSTVCSHFNDSGFWLVKSLVGMDEKTTLKTWTIMETLVGGVGFLVALVISFFA, translated from the coding sequence ATGACAGCAGTTGCGACTCCCGATGCGGCACGGCTGGTATTTGCTGCCGTAGCCGGCCTGATCCTGTTGCTCATTCTCATCATCAAATTCAAAGTCCACGCCATGATCTCCATTCTGGTGGGTGCCGTTGGCATCGGCCTGATGGCCGGGATGCCCCTGTCCGACATCGTTGGCTCGGTCAATGAGGGCATCGGCAACACCCTGAAAGGCATCGCCCTTCTGGTGGGCCTTGGCTCCATGTTCGGTGCCATTCTGGAAGAATCCGGCGGAGCACAGACGCTGGCCGTGACCATGGTACGGAAGTTCGGCGACGAAAAAGCTGCGTGGGCACTGGGCATCACCGGTCTGGTGGTGGCCATGCCGGTCTTCTTCGATGCCGGTCTGATCATCCTCATCCCGCTGGCGTTCTCGCTGGCAAAGCGCACCAAGCGCTCCGTTCTGTACTACGTCATCCCCCTGCTGGCCGGTCTGGCGGTCGGTCATGCGTTCATCCCTCCCACGCCGGGCCCTGTGCTGGTGGCGACCATGCTGGGCGTGGACCTGGGCTGGGTCATCCTCATCGGCATCTTCTGCGGCATCTTCGCCATGATCGCCGCCGGCCCCATCTGGGGTTCCATCTGCGGCAGGAAATACAGAATCGAAGTCCCCGAACATGTGGCGCAGCAGGATGATATCGACGAGAGCAAGCTGCCCAAGTTCGGCACCATCGTGGGCATCATCCTGATCCCGCTGGTCCTCATCATCGCAAACTCTGTGGCCAAGGTTGTGCCCGCTCTGGCTGGCATCCAGCCGGTCCTGGCCTTCCTCGGCGAGCCGTTCATGGCTCTGCTGCTGGCCACCATCGATGCCATGTATCTGCTGGGCACCCGCCACGGTTACAGCAACGCCCAGCTGGAAAAGATCATGACCAAATCTCTGGAGCCCACCGGCATGATCCTGCTGGTCACTGCCTGCGGCGGTGTGCTGCGCTACATGCTGCAGAACTCCGGCCTGGGCGATGTCATCGGCAACGCCGTGGCAAACGCCAGCCTGCCGCTGGTGCTGGTCGCCTTCATCGTGGCCGCTCTGGTCCGCATCTCGGTCGGTTCTTCCACCGTTGCCATGACCATGGCCGCCGGCATCATCTCCGCCATGCCCGGCATCAGCGAGCTGAGCCCGCTGTACCTCGCCTGTGTCACCGCTGCCATCGCGGGCGGCTCCACCGTCTGCTCTCACTTCAACGACTCCGGCTTCTGGCTGGTCAAGAGCCTTGTGGGCATGGATGAAAAGACCACCCTCAAGACCTGGACCATCATGGAAACGCTGGTCGGCGGTGTGGGCTTCCTGGTGGCACTGGTCATCTCCTTCTTTGCCTGA
- a CDS encoding FadR/GntR family transcriptional regulator, whose protein sequence is MSEFSHLKNKLLAEQVEDQIYHYILDTPLEPGAKLPNEFALAEKFRVGRSTIREAVKLLSSKGIVEVRQGSGTYVVTTVKGLSDPLNLRSVQDKNALAFDLVNLRLLLEPGIAEIAAQNATDEDIERLRRLCERVETKIHNGDRYIEDDIAFHTCIAESSKNLVVGQLIPIIDTAVMMFVNVTHKKLIDETIMTHRMIAEAIARHDPIGAKSAMVMHLNFNRTYIKKIYDGEDPDDGTVGMAGFLK, encoded by the coding sequence ATGAGCGAATTTTCACACTTAAAAAACAAGCTGCTGGCCGAGCAGGTCGAAGACCAGATCTACCATTATATTCTGGATACCCCGCTGGAGCCGGGGGCAAAGCTGCCCAACGAGTTTGCGCTGGCGGAAAAGTTCCGGGTGGGGCGCAGCACCATCCGGGAGGCGGTGAAGCTGCTGTCCAGCAAGGGCATCGTGGAGGTGCGGCAGGGCTCCGGCACCTATGTGGTCACAACGGTGAAAGGGCTTTCGGACCCGCTGAATCTGCGCAGTGTGCAGGATAAGAATGCGCTGGCTTTTGATCTGGTCAACCTGCGGCTGCTGCTGGAACCGGGCATCGCGGAGATCGCGGCCCAGAACGCGACCGACGAGGACATTGAGCGGCTGCGGCGGCTGTGCGAGCGGGTCGAGACCAAGATCCACAATGGCGACCGCTACATTGAAGACGACATCGCCTTCCACACCTGCATTGCCGAGAGCAGCAAGAATCTGGTGGTGGGGCAGCTGATCCCCATTATTGATACGGCGGTGATGATGTTCGTGAACGTCACCCACAAAAAGCTCATCGACGAGACCATCATGACCCACCGGATGATCGCGGAGGCCATCGCCAGGCACGACCCCATCGGGGCAAAGTCGGCCATGGTGATGCACCTGAACTTCAACCGCACCTATATCAAGAAGATCTACGACGGCGAAGATCCCGATGATGGGACCGTTGGAATGGCGGGATTTCTCAAATGA
- a CDS encoding helix-turn-helix domain-containing protein codes for MIFDWSTTAALASVQDVQPESPLTLAGEGLWVCLVSSGKCTASLPAAGPSPAGSALVLPPQSVSAGHLILSRAPLALAPEGGCHLLCIQLTGQAAAQFLAGLTELPFLARGETCPAAAELMGRLAAEAGAELLGTPHSRAVSQLAFALLCELSGADSAAPSLPPLVTAAIEDIRQNYAGLYGVEELSERLGVSKSHLVRTFTAAVGVPPGRYLTTIRIEAAMRLLLHREYTLDVIASLCGFSGANYLCRVFKKETGHSPAQWRAMAGQAVRPLSPAESKREQELYI; via the coding sequence TTGATTTTTGATTGGAGCACCACCGCAGCGCTGGCCTCGGTGCAGGATGTCCAGCCCGAAAGCCCCCTCACGCTGGCGGGCGAAGGGCTGTGGGTGTGCCTGGTCTCCAGCGGAAAATGCACGGCTTCCCTGCCCGCTGCCGGGCCGTCCCCGGCGGGGTCGGCTCTCGTCCTGCCGCCCCAGAGCGTGTCTGCCGGCCATCTGATTTTGAGCCGCGCCCCGCTGGCCCTTGCCCCAGAGGGCGGCTGCCATCTGCTCTGCATCCAGCTCACCGGGCAGGCGGCGGCCCAGTTCCTCGCCGGGCTGACCGAGCTGCCCTTTCTGGCCCGCGGCGAGACCTGCCCTGCCGCCGCCGAACTGATGGGGCGGCTGGCCGCAGAGGCCGGAGCAGAGCTTCTCGGCACCCCGCACAGCCGCGCCGTCAGCCAGCTCGCCTTTGCACTGCTGTGCGAGCTGTCAGGGGCCGACAGCGCTGCGCCCTCCCTGCCGCCCCTCGTCACCGCCGCCATCGAGGACATCCGCCAGAACTACGCGGGCCTCTACGGCGTGGAGGAGCTCAGCGAGCGGCTGGGCGTCTCGAAAAGCCACCTCGTCCGCACCTTCACGGCCGCAGTGGGGGTACCGCCGGGGCGATATCTGACCACCATCCGCATCGAAGCGGCCATGCGTCTGCTCCTTCACCGGGAATACACGCTGGACGTCATCGCCAGCCTGTGCGGCTTTTCCGGAGCGAACTACCTCTGCCGCGTCTTCAAAAAAGAGACCGGCCACTCCCCCGCGCAGTGGCGGGCCATGGCCGGTCAGGCAGTGCGCCCCCTCTCGCCCGCCGAAAGCAAACGGGAGCAGGAGCTTTATATCTAA
- the rlmD gene encoding 23S rRNA (uracil(1939)-C(5))-methyltransferase RlmD yields MNCKNRAKNCGGCPLLELPYADQLKQKEERVRALLGRYGPVHPIRGMETPYHYRNKVISTFAAGQGGKLVSGIYAAGTHKVLPVERCLLEDEVLDTVLEAVRAAAAACRYQPFREDQGTGLLRHCLLRRGTATGQVMVVLVTAQPILPGAKNFVRALLAEAEKRQVPVTTIVQNYNPRRTSVVLGEQEKVLYGKGFILDELCGKTYALSPRSFYQVNPVQTAVLYGLAVEAAQLTGREVVLDAYCGIGTIGLTAADRAKQVVGVEINRDAVRDAIGNAKHNGVKNARFFVADATAWICEAAAAGERADVIFMDPPREGSTPQFIESVVRMAPRRVVYVSCNPETMARDLALLTKKGYRAEGFTPVDMFPNSEHIEVVCALSRQKR; encoded by the coding sequence ATGAACTGTAAAAATCGTGCAAAGAACTGCGGCGGCTGCCCGCTGCTGGAACTACCCTATGCAGACCAGCTGAAGCAGAAGGAGGAAAGAGTCCGCGCCCTGCTGGGCAGATACGGCCCGGTGCACCCCATCCGGGGGATGGAGACGCCCTACCACTATCGGAATAAGGTGATCTCGACCTTTGCCGCCGGGCAGGGTGGAAAACTCGTGTCCGGCATCTATGCCGCCGGGACCCATAAGGTGCTGCCAGTGGAGCGCTGCCTGCTGGAAGACGAGGTGCTGGATACCGTGCTGGAAGCCGTCCGCGCAGCGGCAGCGGCCTGCCGTTATCAGCCTTTCCGGGAAGATCAGGGCACCGGCCTGCTCCGCCACTGCCTGCTGCGCCGGGGCACCGCCACCGGGCAGGTGATGGTGGTGCTGGTCACGGCCCAGCCCATTCTGCCCGGCGCAAAGAACTTTGTCCGCGCCCTGCTGGCAGAGGCTGAAAAGCGGCAGGTCCCCGTGACGACCATCGTGCAGAACTACAACCCCCGCCGCACCAGCGTTGTGCTGGGCGAGCAGGAAAAGGTGCTCTATGGCAAGGGGTTCATTCTGGATGAACTCTGCGGCAAGACCTACGCGCTCAGCCCCCGCAGCTTCTATCAGGTGAACCCGGTGCAGACGGCGGTGCTCTACGGTCTGGCCGTGGAGGCCGCCCAGCTGACCGGCAGAGAGGTCGTGCTGGATGCCTACTGCGGCATCGGCACCATCGGCCTGACCGCCGCCGACCGGGCAAAGCAGGTGGTGGGCGTGGAGATCAACCGGGACGCAGTGCGCGACGCCATCGGAAACGCGAAGCACAACGGCGTCAAAAACGCCCGGTTCTTTGTCGCCGACGCCACGGCCTGGATCTGCGAAGCCGCTGCCGCCGGGGAGCGGGCCGACGTCATCTTCATGGACCCGCCCCGCGAAGGCTCGACGCCCCAGTTCATCGAGAGCGTCGTCCGCATGGCCCCCAGACGGGTGGTCTACGTCAGCTGCAACCCGGAGACCATGGCCCGTGACCTGGCCCTGCTGACGAAAAAAGGCTACCGGGCCGAGGGCTTCACCCCGGTCGATATGTTCCCGAACAGCGAACATATTGAGGTGGTATGTGCCCTGTCCCGACAGAAGCGCTGA
- a CDS encoding PfkB family carbohydrate kinase: MPEKPLLCLGETWLELTADTPPELAGQFQVQVGGWGAGLCRAYTRCGGRAVLLSQLGADPFGRKAAAQLAADGVDCSRLCFTDAAPTPVVFSGAGETLPYRTRSSELCYAPEQLDAGAFRDAFALCFSSACLLDSPARLTHLKSIAAARDVGTFVCYAPRMTESAPFWPDAASLRETARAFFPQADVLLLKSSDLFPLFGSHELRTALFALFSGHVQLIFYSDSENIHLFTRSVLLSAAKNDFAEAELLHRLCRLNTWPDKLAGLRESTLRKLLF, from the coding sequence ATGCCGGAAAAGCCCCTGCTCTGCCTGGGCGAAACCTGGCTGGAGCTGACCGCTGACACACCGCCGGAGCTTGCCGGACAGTTTCAGGTGCAGGTCGGCGGCTGGGGGGCCGGACTCTGCCGCGCCTACACCCGCTGCGGCGGGCGGGCGGTGCTTCTCTCCCAACTTGGGGCCGACCCCTTTGGCCGCAAGGCAGCAGCCCAGCTGGCGGCAGACGGTGTGGACTGCTCCCGCCTCTGCTTCACGGATGCAGCCCCCACCCCGGTGGTCTTCTCCGGCGCGGGCGAGACGCTCCCCTATCGCACCCGCTCCTCCGAGCTTTGCTATGCCCCGGAACAGCTGGACGCCGGCGCTTTCCGGGACGCCTTCGCGCTCTGCTTCTCCTCCGCCTGCCTGCTGGACTCCCCCGCCCGGCTGACCCATCTCAAGTCCATTGCCGCCGCGCGGGATGTCGGCACCTTCGTCTGCTATGCGCCCCGGATGACCGAGTCTGCGCCTTTCTGGCCGGACGCTGCTTCTCTGCGGGAAACGGCCCGCGCATTTTTTCCACAGGCGGACGTTTTGTTGTTGAAAAGCAGCGACCTTTTTCCGCTGTTTGGCTCCCATGAGCTGCGCACGGCCCTGTTTGCCCTTTTTTCCGGCCATGTTCAGCTGATTTTTTATTCTGATTCGGAAAATATTCATCTTTTTACACGGAGCGTACTGCTTTCTGCGGCAAAAAACGACTTTGCCGAGGCCGAACTGCTCCACCGGCTCTGCCGCCTGAACACCTGGCCAGACAAGCTGGCCGGCCTGCGGGAAAGCACGCTCCGCAAGCTCTTATTCTGA
- a CDS encoding MATE family efflux transporter, translated as MNLTKQFFKYVSQNIFGLLGTSCYILADTYFIAQAAGTDGVTLLNLCLPIYNLIFAFGSMIGLGAATRYAILRAQGDARAQRYFSNAIFSVCILAVPFMLVGIFRPDGLLRLMGGDADIVALGMNYARIFLMFTPFFMCNYVVASFVRNDGDPSLAMVATLSGSLFNVVFDYIFIFPMGLGLPGAALATAISPILSIAVCSAHFIKKSNTITFVRKAPSVRLLAQSCQLGISGFVGELSSGVTTTVFNFLLLRLAGNVAVAAYGVVANFALVATAIFNGVAQGAQPLVSQCYGKNEMVGARKLLLLGCGTALGLAALLYGVVFGYTDALTALFNSENSALMAEFAHSGMRIYFVGYFFAGCNIVAAGYLGAVNRPAEASITSLCRGMVAIVVCSLVLSALFGMNGVWAAFPVSEAITLSLTVFLLKRKAGRA; from the coding sequence ATGAACCTGACAAAGCAGTTTTTCAAATACGTTTCCCAGAACATTTTCGGCCTGCTGGGAACGTCGTGCTACATCCTGGCGGATACCTATTTCATTGCGCAGGCGGCGGGCACCGACGGCGTGACCCTGCTGAACCTCTGCCTGCCCATCTATAATCTCATCTTTGCCTTCGGCTCGATGATCGGTCTGGGCGCGGCCACCCGCTATGCCATCCTGCGGGCGCAGGGGGATGCGCGGGCGCAGCGCTATTTCTCCAATGCCATTTTCAGCGTCTGCATCCTGGCGGTGCCGTTCATGCTGGTGGGCATCTTCCGCCCGGACGGCCTGCTGCGGCTGATGGGCGGCGATGCGGACATCGTGGCGCTGGGCATGAACTATGCCCGCATCTTTCTGATGTTCACCCCCTTCTTTATGTGCAACTATGTGGTGGCGTCCTTCGTCCGCAACGACGGCGACCCCTCGCTGGCCATGGTGGCGACGCTGAGCGGCAGTCTGTTCAATGTGGTGTTCGACTACATCTTCATCTTCCCGATGGGCCTGGGTCTGCCCGGTGCGGCGCTGGCAACGGCCATCTCGCCGATATTGAGCATTGCCGTATGCAGCGCACATTTTATAAAGAAGAGCAACACCATCACCTTTGTGCGCAAGGCACCGTCCGTCAGGCTGCTGGCCCAGAGCTGCCAGCTGGGCATCTCCGGCTTTGTCGGGGAGCTTTCCTCCGGCGTGACGACCACCGTATTCAACTTCCTGCTGCTGCGCCTGGCGGGCAATGTGGCCGTGGCGGCCTATGGCGTCGTGGCGAACTTTGCGCTGGTGGCAACGGCCATCTTCAACGGCGTGGCGCAGGGCGCTCAGCCGCTGGTGAGCCAGTGCTACGGCAAAAATGAGATGGTCGGGGCCAGAAAGCTCCTGCTGCTGGGCTGCGGCACGGCGCTGGGGCTGGCGGCGCTGCTGTACGGCGTCGTGTTCGGGTATACCGATGCGCTGACGGCCCTCTTCAACAGCGAGAACTCCGCGCTCATGGCTGAGTTTGCCCACAGCGGGATGCGCATCTACTTCGTGGGATACTTCTTCGCGGGCTGCAACATCGTGGCGGCAGGTTATCTGGGAGCCGTCAACCGCCCGGCGGAGGCCTCCATCACCTCGCTGTGCCGCGGCATGGTGGCCATCGTGGTCTGTTCGCTGGTGCTGAGCGCACTGTTCGGGATGAACGGCGTCTGGGCGGCGTTCCCGGTCTCGGAGGCCATCACGTTGTCGCTGACCGTCTTCCTGCTGAAGCGGAAGGCCGGAAGGGCATAA